Within the Maribacter sp. BPC-D8 genome, the region ATAGCATATCTATCTTGTGAAAGTACAGCGCCAGTAAGTGCGTACTCAGAAGTACCATCGATTAATTGTAATGTTTCGCTCCAATCTTTATCGTCGTAAACGTAAATAGTAACTACTGGTCCGAATAATTCAGTTTCCATAGTAGTGTACTTAGGGTCTGTTGTTAAGATAACCGTTGGCTCAATAAAGTAACCTTTAGATTTATCAAAAGATCCACCAGCATATACTTCAGCATTTTTATCTTCTTTTGCTTGGGTAATATATTTTGCCAATTTATCAAAAGAACCTTCGTGAATTACAGCAGTAATAAAATTGCTCATATCTTCAGGAGATCCAGGTTTGTTAAAAGAAGCGATATCAGCTTTAACATATTCTAAAATCTCTTTAGAAGTAGATTTTGGTAAATATACTCTTGAAGCTGCGCTACATTTTTGACCTTGAAATTCGAATGCACCTCTTGAAATAGCCGTAGCTACTTGTTTAGGGTTAGCTGTTGGGTGTGCTAGAATAAAATCTTTACCGCCAGTTTCGCCAACTATTTTCGGGTATGTTTTATAGGTGTGAATGTTATTTCCTATTTGCTTCCAAAGTTCTTTAAATACGTGCGTAGAACCTGTAAAGTGAATACCTGCAAAATCAGGACTAGCCAATACTGTTTCGGTAATCATTACTGGGTCACCATAAACAACATTGATAACTCCGTCAGGCAAACCAGCTTCTTTGAAAATATCTACAATAACTTTAGCAGAGAAAACCTGAGAGTCACTCGGTTTCCAAACTACAACGTTACCCATCATAGCTGCACTTGCAGGTAAATTACCGGCAATTGCAGTAAAGTTGAAAGGGGTGATAGCGTAAATGAATCCTTCTAAAGGACGATATTCTACTCTGTTCCAAATACCTTCGGCAGAATCTGGTTGCTCTGCATAAATTTGAGACATGTACTCTACGTTAAAACGTAAAAAGTCAATTAACTCGCAGGCAGCATCTATTTCTGCTTGGTGAATATTTTTAGATTGTGCGATCATGGTTGACGCATTGATCTTAGCACGATAAGGACCGGCAATTAACTCTGCGGCTTTTAAGAAAATAGCAGCACGTTGCTCCCAAGTTAAGTTAGCCCATGCATCTCTAGATGATAAACAGTTATCAATTGCAGATTGTACATTTTCTTTACTGGCAGTATGATAAGTACCTACAATGTGTTTGTGATCGTGTGGTGGCGACATTGGCTTAGTGTTGCCTGTGCGTACCTCTTCAGAACCAATATACATTGGTACATCAACCGTGTTGTTGAAATATGCTTTGTATTGTTCCAAAACTGCTTCTCTTTCTGGAGATCCAGGAGCATAGCTTTTAATTGGTTCATTAAATGCTGTAGGAACTTGAAAAAATCCTTTACCCATTGTCAATATTTTTAAATTAAAAAGTTGAACAAAGGTACTAAAAGGGTGGTGGACTAAAAACTATAAAAAGACTTTAGTTAAGAGCGAAAGGTGCGCTAAATTTAAAAGTAGGTATGTAAACTCTAAACTTTTCGGCATTACTCATAGTCACCATATTGTAATGACCTTTCATTGCGCCTATTGGCGATGTTAGTAGACAACCTGAATTATAGGTGTGAGATTCCCCTGGTTGTATTACTGGTTTTTTTCCAATAACACCTTCACCATCTAAGGTTTCCATTTCATTTAAAGAGTCATATATTTTCCAATGACGAGAAGTTAACTGAACAACATCTTTACTTTGGTTTTCAATGGTAATAGTATACCCAAATGCATAATGCATTTTGTAGTTTTTAAAGAACGTGCCTTCAAAAGTTGTTTGAACCGAAATCTTAATGCCTTTAGTTACCTGTGTTATCATCATATTTAATATGTAAATACGCTTGCTGCGATTAATATGGTTATCGCTATACTTCCTAAGATAAAAAATAATGTATTTAGGAAAAAATATTTTATAACCGTTTTAACTCTTCCTTGCTGATAGAAATTTCGCATTGCTTTGTAAAGGTAAATAGCGAATATTAAAATAAACAATCCTTCGCTACTAATATTGAACACTGCGTTGATCAAATTGCTAACAATGAGCAAGATAAATAATAATGACTGATTGTGAAAGCTAAAGATTAAATGATCGGTATAAGTGTATTTTTTTCTGACATAGACCATCCAAATGAAAATAGAAAAGAATGGAAGAAAGAAAAATGTGGTGAATGGCAGTTTTGAAATTAAAGAATTTACGAACGTTCCTGGTCGTTTTTCAATGTCAACCAGGCTACTGGCTAAGTTAAATGCCATTTCATTTTCTTTGTTTTCGGGTATTTCAAATTTAGTTAACCCTTGTTCAAAATAATAAATGGTATCGTGCTTAATAATGGTGTTGAAGAAGTCAATTTTGCCAAGAAACCGGCGTGTTAGGCCATCTGTATTTATTTCTTTAAAGTAAGACTTAGGATCTTTTAAAATTGTAGAGTCTTTATCGCTCACTTGATTTTTGAAAAAGCTATTTATTTTAAGCGAGTCCATTTGAGTTAGGGCAAGCTGTCGTTCTTCCTCGTTTTCAAATTCAATTTTGTCAAATTCTGTTTGAAGGTCAATAATTGGTTTTCTGGTTTCGTGGCCAAATTTATTGAAAGACTCAAATTCACTACTAAAGCTGATAATTAGAAAATAAATAATAGATAAACTTAGTAGAAAGCGAAAAGGGTTGGTATAAGAAAGGCGTTTGCCACGAATGTATTCTCGTGTAATTTTACCAGGTCTTAAAAGTAAGGCGGTTAAGGTTTTCCATAGCTTAGAATCGTATGAGAAATAATTCGCAAGAAACTCTTCAAAAAAATCAAATAGGGTGAGTTTTTTGGTGCTGTTGGCTTGAGAGCAATTAGGGCAATATTTATCACTCAAATCTAGAGGGTGCCCGCAATTTAGGCAATCTGCGCCTCTGTATTTTAGTTTAAATCTGCCTGCTGGTTGAACTGCTGGTTTGTTCTCCATAAATCAATGAAAAACGTAAATATACAGTTAGTTGGTGATATTTCTAGAGTTGGCAGAACCAATACCTATAATACTATCGTACATGTCGCCAAAGTTGCGGTAATATACAAGTACTAGATAATTGTTTTCGGTAAAATGAAAGTTGCCCCCAACCTCATTTAATTTAATTTTTTCGCCACTCTTAATTGCATACTTATAATTGTAAAATCCCTGTTTCATTTTTAGGGTTGCTTCTAACATGCCATTCTTCTCATTATAAACCAGTTTGTTTTGGTCCGTGAGGGCATAATTATTGAACTTTCCGAAAATATAAACATCGTCTAGGGCAATGTATTCAGTGTAAGGTAAACTGAAATAAACATTGGTGTACTCAGCTTCTCTAGAAGCATTATCACCTTGTAAAGTTCTGACCACGAAATCTCCATTAATATCTGGAAAATAGGTGTATGGTTTGTCATTTCTAAAATCGTCAGAGAATAAATAATGATTGTATAAATCTGTTAGATCAATACTCGAAATTTGAGAGCTTGGTGCTCTTAGGTCACTAGTATCGAACAATAGAAATTCGTTACCACCGTAAAAGGCAGTTTCTTGATCATATTTATAAACTAATTCGCTTCCCATTGTGTATTGCGGGGCAATGTTGGTAATAGCGGTTGGCCAATAATGATTTTGAAGAATGGCAACTTTAACTTCTTTCTTTGGGTTTATAAGGCGTAATGATCCAGAGGTGATACTAAATTGAACGACTTGCTTTTCGTTGATGTAATTAAAATCTCTAGAACGCTTAATAGTAGTTGATACGGTAACAATGTCTTTGTATACTACAAATCTTCTAGAGAATTGTAAGTCGTTGTTGCTATTGTAAATTTCTATAAGATAATTGCCGCTAACTTTTAGTCGAACATTATCATTTGGTATGGTCAGTTGGTAGTTTGAGTATGATTGTAAAGTGCTGTAGCTGTTCTCGTAATCAGTAATTCGTTGGTTGTCGACACCGTCTAAATATTGAGATTTTAATAAGGATGAAGGGGTCCAGTCGTAATCGCAATGAATTACCTTATAATAGTAATCTTGTTCGTTGGCTAAAATATCATCGAATTCTAAATATAAAGGTTCACCTATTTTAATAACAGGGAATTGATCTTCGGTAGGTCCTTTGAAAACAATCGATTTAATATTTTCTGGTGGGTTCACCTCTTCTTGAACTTGAGCAGCTATATTTTGTAAAAATAATAGACAAATAAAATGTTTGAAGAAAATGCGCATTATACCCTGTTTTTTTTAAGTAAAGGTAAACAAAAAGGGTGCCTAAAAAATATACCTCGTTCTATTGTCTAATTTATGGGACAATAATTATGAAAACGAAGTTTTTGTACTTAAATTTGCTCAAATTTTGATAACCTAAAGGTCTATACGCACATGTCAAAAGACATTCGAATTAAAAAAGGGCTCAACATTAATCTGGTGGGAACCGCAGAACAGACTACTTCAAAAGCTGTTTTAAGTAATGTTTACGCTATACAGTTAAGTGATTTTCACGGAATTACCCCTAAAATGTTGGTAAAGCAAGGCGCCGAAGTAAAAGCGGGAGAACCTTTGTTTTATAACAAAAACATGGAGAGCATGCTTTTTGTTTCACCAGTAAGCGGTGAGCTTATTGAGATTGAAAGAGGGGATAGAAGACGTATTTTGACCTTAAAGATATTAGCAGACAAGACACAAGAGTCGTTTTCTGCTGCTGCTGTTGATGTAGAGAATACATCGAAAGAAGAGTTGAAGGCAGTTCTGTTAAAAAGTGGCTGTTGGCCATTTATTAAACAGAGACCTTATGACGTAGTCGCTAATCCTGATACTACACCGAAATCTATTTTTATTTCTGGGTATTCAAGTGGACCCTTACAGGCAGATTTGGATTATGTATTACAGGGTAAAGAAAAAGAACTACAATCTGCAATTACTGCATTAGGTAAATTAACGCCAGGTAAAGTTCATGTATCTGTAGGTTCTAGTAAATCGCCATTGTCTTCAATGACAGGGGTAGAGTTGCATAATGTTTCTGGTCCGCATCCTTCAGGTTTGGTAGGTACGCATATTAATAAGTTAGATCCTATTAATAAAGGTGAATTGGTTTGGACGGTTACTCCGCAAGATTTAATTATTATAGGTGAGTATTTATTGACAGGTAAGTTCAATGCAGAGCGTGTTATAGCGCTTGCAGGTTCTTCAGTTAAGGCGCCTAAATATTATACAACTAAAATAGGAGCAGAGATTTCTACCTTCTTATACGCTAGTGGTGTAAACGAAGAAAACTTTAGAGTCATCAATGGTGATGTGCTTACAGGTTCTAAAAGTAGACCAGACGGTTACTTAGGGTATTATAACAATACAGTAACGGTTATTCCAGAAGGAGACGATTATGAATTGTTCGGATGGAATAAGCCAGTTTTCAATAAAATTTCGGCTACCAGAGCATTGACGTTCTCTTGGATGCAGCCAAACAAAAAGTATGATTTAGATACCAATACTAACGGAGAGCACAGAGCTTTCGT harbors:
- the pruA gene encoding L-glutamate gamma-semialdehyde dehydrogenase — encoded protein: MGKGFFQVPTAFNEPIKSYAPGSPEREAVLEQYKAYFNNTVDVPMYIGSEEVRTGNTKPMSPPHDHKHIVGTYHTASKENVQSAIDNCLSSRDAWANLTWEQRAAIFLKAAELIAGPYRAKINASTMIAQSKNIHQAEIDAACELIDFLRFNVEYMSQIYAEQPDSAEGIWNRVEYRPLEGFIYAITPFNFTAIAGNLPASAAMMGNVVVWKPSDSQVFSAKVIVDIFKEAGLPDGVINVVYGDPVMITETVLASPDFAGIHFTGSTHVFKELWKQIGNNIHTYKTYPKIVGETGGKDFILAHPTANPKQVATAISRGAFEFQGQKCSAASRVYLPKSTSKEILEYVKADIASFNKPGSPEDMSNFITAVIHEGSFDKLAKYITQAKEDKNAEVYAGGSFDKSKGYFIEPTVILTTDPKYTTMETELFGPVVTIYVYDDKDWSETLQLIDGTSEYALTGAVLSQDRYAIDEATKALQNCAGNFYINDKPTGAVVGQQPFGGARASGTNDKAGSAQNLLRWVSPRLIKETFVTPVDYRYPFLG
- the apaG gene encoding Co2+/Mg2+ efflux protein ApaG codes for the protein MITQVTKGIKISVQTTFEGTFFKNYKMHYAFGYTITIENQSKDVVQLTSRHWKIYDSLNEMETLDGEGVIGKKPVIQPGESHTYNSGCLLTSPIGAMKGHYNMVTMSNAEKFRVYIPTFKFSAPFALN
- a CDS encoding DUF3667 domain-containing protein, with amino-acid sequence MENKPAVQPAGRFKLKYRGADCLNCGHPLDLSDKYCPNCSQANSTKKLTLFDFFEEFLANYFSYDSKLWKTLTALLLRPGKITREYIRGKRLSYTNPFRFLLSLSIIYFLIISFSSEFESFNKFGHETRKPIIDLQTEFDKIEFENEEERQLALTQMDSLKINSFFKNQVSDKDSTILKDPKSYFKEINTDGLTRRFLGKIDFFNTIIKHDTIYYFEQGLTKFEIPENKENEMAFNLASSLVDIEKRPGTFVNSLISKLPFTTFFFLPFFSIFIWMVYVRKKYTYTDHLIFSFHNQSLLFILLIVSNLINAVFNISSEGLFILIFAIYLYKAMRNFYQQGRVKTVIKYFFLNTLFFILGSIAITILIAASVFTY
- a CDS encoding DUF5103 domain-containing protein; this translates as MRIFFKHFICLLFLQNIAAQVQEEVNPPENIKSIVFKGPTEDQFPVIKIGEPLYLEFDDILANEQDYYYKVIHCDYDWTPSSLLKSQYLDGVDNQRITDYENSYSTLQSYSNYQLTIPNDNVRLKVSGNYLIEIYNSNNDLQFSRRFVVYKDIVTVSTTIKRSRDFNYINEKQVVQFSITSGSLRLINPKKEVKVAILQNHYWPTAITNIAPQYTMGSELVYKYDQETAFYGGNEFLLFDTSDLRAPSSQISSIDLTDLYNHYLFSDDFRNDKPYTYFPDINGDFVVRTLQGDNASREAEYTNVYFSLPYTEYIALDDVYIFGKFNNYALTDQNKLVYNEKNGMLEATLKMKQGFYNYKYAIKSGEKIKLNEVGGNFHFTENNYLVLVYYRNFGDMYDSIIGIGSANSRNITN
- a CDS encoding Na(+)-translocating NADH-quinone reductase subunit A, producing MSKDIRIKKGLNINLVGTAEQTTSKAVLSNVYAIQLSDFHGITPKMLVKQGAEVKAGEPLFYNKNMESMLFVSPVSGELIEIERGDRRRILTLKILADKTQESFSAAAVDVENTSKEELKAVLLKSGCWPFIKQRPYDVVANPDTTPKSIFISGYSSGPLQADLDYVLQGKEKELQSAITALGKLTPGKVHVSVGSSKSPLSSMTGVELHNVSGPHPSGLVGTHINKLDPINKGELVWTVTPQDLIIIGEYLLTGKFNAERVIALAGSSVKAPKYYTTKIGAEISTFLYASGVNEENFRVINGDVLTGSKSRPDGYLGYYNNTVTVIPEGDDYELFGWNKPVFNKISATRALTFSWMQPNKKYDLDTNTNGEHRAFVVTGQYEKVFPMDIFPMQLLKACMIKDLDEMEQLGLYEVAPEDFSLTEFICISKQPHQKIIREGLDLLQKEIG